The genomic DNA TTTTACTCCAACAATAGCCCCTTTTTTCTCTTTTACTACTATGTCACAGCACTCTTTTATATACTTTTCCTTTAAAAATGGTCTCACTCCATCCTGTACCAGGATTATATCACTATTTTCATCGCACAATAAAGCATTATATATGGAATTCTGTCTCTCTTTTCCACCTGGAGTTACAGCTTTTACCTTTGTTATTTTAAACTTTCTACAAAGATTCTTCACAATCTCCACGTTTTCTTTATTTGTTGTAACTATTATATCATCAACTAACGAGCAGTTATTTGCAACCTCTAAAGGAGTTATGAAAAGAGGTTTTCCATTCCATTCTAAAAACTGTTTAGGATAACCAAGTTTCATTCTTTTTCCCACTCCAGCAGCTGCTACTATAACTGTTACTTTATACTCTATTTCAGTGTCACCACAGTACATCCAAGTCCTCCTTCTCCATGGCCTCCAAGTCTGTACTCTTTTACATATCTGCATGTTTTAAGATAGTTTAATATTCCCTCTCTTAAAGCACCTGTTCCTTTTCCATGGATTATATAGACTTCTGAATAAGAGTTTAACATTGCTCTATCCAGGTAAGTTTCAAGCTCAAATACAGCTTCATCTACCATCTTACCTCTCAAGTCAATTTCATTTCTTACAGAACTTCTATTTACTGCTACAGTTGTATACTCTTTTTTCTTCTTCTCTTTTACCACTTTTATATCATCCATTGATACTTCAAGTTTTAAGATTCCAGCTTGAACCTGTACAGTTTCCTTGCTTCCATTTATTTTTAATACTGTTGCAAATTGATTTAAAGTATTGACAAATACCTTATCTCCCTTTTTATAGTCAATTTTTCTAGCAATTTTAGGTTTCTCTTCAACATTTTTCTTCTTATCATCCTGAAGAGCTGATCTAAGCATATTAAGACTCTTTTGTACCTTCTTAACATCCTCTTTCTTGTTCTCCTCTTTTTGAATCTTATCAACTAGAGCCACTGCCTTTGCCTGCATCTCTTTCATCATGCTGTCAGCCTTTTCATATGCAGATTTTAAGATCTCATTCTTTTCCTTTTCAAGTACTCTTAATTTTTCAGCATACTCATCTCTATCCTGTTTAGCCTTAGCTTTTAAGAATTCAACCTGCTCTTTCATAATATCCAGTTCATCAGCTTTTTCTTTGATATTTGTAATCATTTTTTCTATTTTCTTATTGTCATCACTTATATAACTCTTAGCCTT from Fusobacterium sp. DD2 includes the following:
- the ispD gene encoding 2-C-methyl-D-erythritol 4-phosphate cytidylyltransferase, which gives rise to MYCGDTEIEYKVTVIVAAAGVGKRMKLGYPKQFLEWNGKPLFITPLEVANNCSLVDDIIVTTNKENVEIVKNLCRKFKITKVKAVTPGGKERQNSIYNALLCDENSDIILVQDGVRPFLKEKYIKECCDIVVKEKKGAIVGVKVKDTIKIINENMEVVSTPLRENLIAVHTPQAFPGNILKDAYKKAEEDEFLGTDDASLVERMGYPVKIVPGDYDNVKITTQEDLKFLK